In the genome of Silene latifolia isolate original U9 population unplaced genomic scaffold, ASM4854445v1 scaffold_159, whole genome shotgun sequence, the window CATGTGCTGATGGGCATCCATTTATTGACGGGACACGAGTTTTGACCAATATAGACAAGTGTCCATATTACGTTGCCGACAGGTGTCCACTCAAAATCAAAAGTCTTTCGACTTGCCCCTTGCTCAGTCCATTTATGTAGAATTCTCTACTAATAATCACTTATCCACTACTATAATTGGGGGTATATTACAAAAATAATCACTGATCACATCCACTAAATTCCATCCTTAGACACCGAACCATGGGACGAGGATCATCCGAACCACAGTTAGCATCATCGAACACCCGACCAGGCACCGCAGCTCCAAGAGGATCAGCAGCATCGACAGCAGCAGGAATACGGCGAAGGAGAACTACTAGCACCGGATCCAGCTCAGGTAGCGGAAGCGGAGCAGGATTTGAAACAGGACGGAACATGCTGAGATTCTACACAGATGACGCGCCTGGATTGAAAGTCAGCCCCACGGCTGTACTTGTCATGAGCCTTTTCTTTATTGGCTTCGTCACCGCGCTTCATGTTTTCGGAAAACTCTACCGCAAATCAACTGCTTATCCTGGACCTGCTTCCGATTAGATTTCATGTTTTCAATTTCTGTTCTTTATTTCGCTTAACTATGTCCTTCCTCTGGTTTTTTATATACGTATGACGTTTTCTCCGTTTTTtcggccctgttcttttggacttaatttcagttctaatcagttcagttcagctccattcagttcagttcagcttcattcagttcaattcaattcaattcagttcagttcatattagtttatttcaacattactattattattcttattgatatcattattattattttttataatgtatttactattgttattattattattattattgttattatattatttttatatttattatattactattatatttattaataattaattcgtattgtttatattattatatttatatttaatatattttttatttttatttttattattattattattattattattattattattattattatcatcattattattatatttattattttattaatatattcattattattaatattattgataatatatttaatattattatattaataagttataatattatatttattattttattaatatactcattattattaatattattaatcacatatttattattattattatatttaatattattatattaataagttattatattagacctattattattattattatattattatttattttttagttattattattaatatattatattattactaataatgttatcatttatattattaatatattattattattatattactatatttattattatattactattttattttttatatatcttattaaattattattattagattatattaatatattattattattattattattattattattaatgaataatattataataatatttattattattattattattattattattggtattatttttattataatatttagtattattattattattattattattaatataatctttttattattattttgattgATTGatcgattgattgattaattgattcgattgattaattgattcattattgattgattgattgagacAATTTGATCCAAAAAGAAAGGTTCTTCTTCTTTTCATTTCCTTTTAACAGTCTGGATTTATTTTTGGAACGATCTAACGGTGGGTGGATTTAGAGGGGGTGATATTAGCAATCTTTCACCTTTAAGGCAACCCGAGTTCGAGCTCCTACAACTACATTTTTTACTCTTTTACTTTTTAAATTTGCCTATTTGCCTTGCTATCGCTCAGCCCCTGCAATTGcattttttactcttatttttaaatttattttcaaaattgCCTAACTGCATTTTTCACTCTTACTTTTAAATTTGGCTATTTACCGTTGCTATCGCTCTCTATTACGGAGTATTTATCAAGCATTACTTAAAACTTACTCCATATATTAATATATCTTATTTTTAAAAGTAGCCTATCTTTTAAATATCGCACAAAACTCCCGAAAGGTTAGGTACGACCGTGATTCGAGTGATTATATTTTGGTGTTTTTGTATGCTATAATTTTTATTAAACAACCCcatttcataaatcctaaattcgTCACTGCTTGGTGATGCGAAATGTGGAAGCGGAAAAAATGATATTTGCATTGAATTCATGTGTCGAATTTAAGTCAATGAGATATTTACTCGGTTCTAGACCTATAACAAAAGTAATAGTAAGAATACTCAAGATCTATTGAATATTACTCAAGCTAAAGCTTGATTGCGTCAAACTCTTAACAATTTTTTATCCAATGcatcaatcttttttttttttcatctcaattctctcttcaatatctatTTTACAAATGATGGCCAAATGTCTCTATTTATATTAAAAGAAATAACTATTAACATTGAATCTAGTACTTATTACTTGTAATCTAAATGCAAAGGCGTAAAAGAAAGACATTAGTCCAATATCAAAAACAATGAACAAAATACATTGAACATAATCTAAGATGAAATGGTAGCCATATTCATATTACTTGGAGATAACAAAGGAAATATTATGGTTATATGCAAGATTGCAAGCACAATTACAACTCaagaagcaacaacaacaacaacaacatcagagccttaatcccaaaatgatttggggtcggctgacatgaatcatcctttcgaaccgtccatgggtgaatgcacgcctcaaaatgcgaataaaaaagggaagatgaaaaacaaaaagggagaacgcaaatgtaatggaaagtcaaggtgaacttagaggttttaaaatcgaattccgtctttcttttataaaaacttaaatttAAATCGAGAGCAAAGATTAaagcgatttttaaaaaccgaaatagagttaaggatccggaatgaaccaggtaaaaactataagaaagtggttgttgaataagtgtgtaataaaggagagaaaaataaataaattaatttctttaaattaaataaataaaaaaacactaaatctgtcaaaaacaTCAAATattaaaaatccacatgtatcctttccctccattgtgccctctccgtcaccatactctcctcaagccccagaactctcatatcgtgctctatcactctcaaccatgtcatCTCGGTCTTCCTCCTGCCTCTAAGGACCTTTTTTCTTTCTCCAAGTCTCCGGCCCTCCTAACTCAaaagtgcgtccataggtctccttctcacatggccaaaccatcttaatcggttttccatcatcttgtcctctattggcgccacttttaccttttccctaatcacctcattccttaaccgatctttccttgtatgtccgcacatccacctcaacatgcgcatctccgccacactcatcttttgaatgtgacaatgtttcacggcccaacactcggagccgtaaagtagggcaggcctaattgccgtgcgataaaattttccctttaatctttggggcatctctttatcgcatagaaaccctgaagcactcttccatttcaaccatcccgctttaattctgtgagccacatctccgtctaactccccatctttttgaataatagatcctagatatctaaagaaatccgaaccctcaacaacattcccatcgaaaataatactccccgcctctgtcgatctcaaccccgccaccttagtgaaccgacacctcaaatactcggtcttactccctcggctgaacccacgagtctctaaagtccgcctctacaattccaactttctctccaccccctcttttgtctcatcaatcaacacaatatcatcagcaaacatcatacaccaagggatgtcgtcctgaatatcccttgtcaactcatccataactatagcaaagagaaaaggactaagtgcggaaccttgatgcaccccgatggtaataggaaattcttccgttctcccaacattagtgcgaacacttgcactagccccctcatacatgtcctttatgaggtcaatatattttcgcgacacaccctttctcgccaaagcccaccaaagtacttctcttggtaccctatcatatgccttttccaagtcaataaaaaccatatgcaaatccttcttcttgtcctgatggtattccatcaattgtctcatgataaaaatcgcatccatagtcgatctcccgggcataaatccaaattggttttccgagatgtctacatatctcctaagcctttgctcgaatacccgctcccataacttcattgtatgactcataagtttaattccccggtaattggaacactcttggacatcacctttgttcttgtacaaagggactagagtgcttttcctccaagccgatggcatcttgttgctcctccaaatcttgttgaagagcatggttacccattcaatccctttctccctgaagcacctccaaacttctatgggtataccatccggtccctctgctttctttgaccccatcttccttaacgcctttctaacttcactcttttgtattctacgcacaaattcccgattaaccatgcttggtgttacctctacatccccaaaaccttgttcctgatgtccattgaataaattatcaaagtaagaacaccatctagcctttatctcgttatcctgaaccagaaccttgtcgtccatatctttcacacacctaactctcccaatatctctcgtctttcggtctcttatgcgggccagtttatagatatccttctctccttctctcgtgtccaacctggcatacacttcttggttaacttttgccctcgcatcccgtacggcctttttagcggctcgtctagcctccttgtacttttcaaagttctcatcactcatgcatttccccagaaccttatagcattcacgtttagtctttatcgcttgtctcaccacatcgttccaccaagatgtgtccttacttgatggtctattccctttagattcccctaacacctccctcgccaaatcctttacaacatgctccaatttatcccacgttgcatcaatatctttctcctcgcaatccgaccaaatatcgctacttccaaccttatccaaaaacgcttgttggtttcccccttgtagcttccaccacttgatccgtgcctcaccgattatctttctcttcctcaagtctctcttaccccgaaaatcaagaaccactagtctatgttgtgttgcggcactttccccgggtatgaccttgcaatcggtgtactctttcctccacacattccttaccaaaaggaagtcaatttgactagcattacctccacttctataagtcaccaaatgagaatgtcttttctcgaaccaagttttcattatacccaagtcataagccaaaacaaaatccaatatgtcacttcctgcttcatttctctccccgaacccaaaacccccatgaatgttctcaaagccaactcgactagtacccacatgcccattgaggtcaccaccaatgattaatttctctccaatagggactcgttctacaacctcttctaaatcttcccagaaggctcgtcgaaaagaagcatccaaacctacttgaggtgcgtaagcacttataaccgtcaccacctcatccccgactacaagcttaatactcataatcctatcactctttctcgatacttctactacatcatcaatgtaatctttatcaatgacaatacccactccattacgacttttgtctttacccgtgtaccaaagcttataaccccaaggcgctatcacccttgctttatctccgacccactttgtctcttgtagacacattatatgcactctcctccttttcataacctcccctacctcagCTAATCTCCCTCTCAAAGAGCCAACATTCCACGTACCAAACCGTAacctactacccttcctaaagtcatgtcctgatttctttacccgctcttgaccatgcttcctatatccaaacctatttgacaccacacccatacttcgaggtggcgcgccgcttttgggcgacgacctaacaacccttgcatatttttcactacacccgggtctagaagatgtagcgcacccttgcctatttgacaccacccccagatgtaaagatggcgcgtcgcttccgggcgacgacctagcaaccctcacatacttttcactacacccgggtctaagAAGTGCAGCACGCGTCGCTTCGAGGAGACGCCCAACGATGTTCAAattccgattcatgtccataaaatgtgactaaGTTTTTATGCTGGCTGCCACAGACCTACCGCAACCCTCCTCCTTTATCCGGGCTTGGGACCGGCAGCGAATGCCCGAAAACAACTCAAGAAGcaatgtcataaaataaaaacaaagtaaCTGAGATTGAAAACATAAGACTCGCGTGAACCCGCTATCAATAAAATAGTCTCATTTTGAACGGTTTCCACCTCCTTGCTTAATTAGGCAGAGCGATCTTTGACTGCTGCGGCTATAAGAATGTACTGGTGGTAGAAATTAGGCAGAGCTTTTAAATGACCCAAGAACTTTGATCGCTTCGGCTCTAAGAATGTACTGGTGCTAGAATGCTGCAATTGCTGCTCCAATAAATGGTCCAACCCAGAAAATCCACTGAAATTTATTGAGAAAGAGCGTTAAATTGAAGATCTGATAAATATTCCGTAGTATGTATAGCTAAAAATTATATGGTGTCTACTGTCAAGGGTGTTTGACACTACGAGAAGAGTAGTTACGTACGTGTTCATGCCAAGACTTCTCCTGGTTGTAAATCACGGCAGCGCCTAAACTTCTTGCAGGGTTGATGCCGGTTCCGGTAATTGGGATGGTGGCCAAGTGAACCATAAACACTGCAAATCCAATAGGAAGCGGTGCCAACACCTATACAGTATACACCCAACATTTTCCATATAATCAATGTCGTTACAAACTTTAGGCATTCTGCAAGAAAGCGGGAAAATAGTACTTACAGGTACATGGGAGTCCCTAGCGTTTCTTTTAGGGTCAGTAGCAGCAAAGACAGTGTAGACGAGAACGAAGGTGCCAACGATTTCAGCAGCAAGGCCAGTAGTCTTGGTGTAGCCAGCAGCCATTTCATTGGCACCACCACCATACTTTACATATTGTGCGGTTTGAAAACTTTTGACTAACCCAACTCCGCAAATTGCACCAACACACTGCGCTACCATGTACATGAATGCCCTTATTAGGGACACCTTCCTTGCTAAGAACAGGCCGAACGTCACTGCTGGGTTTATGTGCCCTCCTGAGTTACATTCATGAAACCAAACATTTCTTATTCAGGTCAATCTATTCGGTTAGTATCGGTTCAGATGTTTAAGGTTCGACGATCTGCCGTGTACATCAGACCTGGCTCAATCTCAGTTTGATATTGAATTTAACCGGATTTCGGGTTCAGATTTATTTCCGACTTATAAGTCATAACGACCAATTCAGCTGGTTGCATAAATACAAAATGAAATTTCTCTAGCAGTTGACTCTGTAAGACTATCTAGGAAACTTTGAACTGGCAATTTAAATAAAAGTACTAAGTAAGTATATATATTGTGTACCACGTTGTATTCCATCTAACTTATTGTAATTGA includes:
- the LOC141637994 gene encoding uncharacterized protein LOC141637994, whose product is MGRGSSEPQLASSNTRPGTAAPRGSAASTAAGIRRRRTTSTGSSSGSGSGAGFETGRNMLRFYTDDAPGLKVSPTAVLVMSLFFIGFVTALHVFGKLYRKSTAYPGPASD